Proteins from a single region of Rana temporaria chromosome 5, aRanTem1.1, whole genome shotgun sequence:
- the PPP1R3G gene encoding protein phosphatase 1 regulatory subunit 3G isoform X2, whose amino-acid sequence MKPLSMQDHRLHLHTDMHGNQTEQQSDLEHKASMQQQCVLSLRKDLDHHGQVEGCLQHSAPGEQPSRLQLSPGGLLQGVNQQISAEGKDLQVSSLQEDLHCSGCQDPTNLEAEDPHSGLQKVPAKGIDLHCSGCQDPTNLEAGDLHGGVQNQLNELQVSNVKKDLYFSGSRVPTSREAEGPNVGVQDQRNDLQVSSLQKDLYRFGSQGPANLEPKDPHCELQSQPTLQVNAEGKDLPLRLHEDLYCLGCQDSTNLGPGDPHGEIQSQLSRLHLEEANVHLVKRQGPQERDPYQPFHHHDVKGHFTDIGYPEPLSAEREPYQPFHHHDVKGYFTDIRYPEPLSTEESPRRRARSLPWNSIPEEDEEDSVMCCCKLKKRVKFADSLGLTLASIKHFLPSDEPLVPQAVLARLQSYPPTARGQRSDLILEDEFRRAELAPSEGTPAELLEKLNEQGVCLEQVSATRLGVLGYVLVKDPEEKAQVKIRYTFNEWLSFLDCPATPTSQSTALPSTFECRRFHFNLCYPPTTSCIRFAICFNTGNGQEMWDNNKGDNYTVYCQQAVIQEIQQSAPDLEEWGGSRLW is encoded by the exons ATGAAGCCCCTGTCCATGCAGGATCACCGTCTGCACTTGCACACTGACATGCACGGCAACCAAACAGAGCAACAAAGTGATCTGGAGCACAAAGCAAGTATGCAGCAGCAGTGTGTGCTCTCCCTAAGGAAAGACTTGGATCATCATGGTCAGGTGGAGGGGTGCTTGCAACACTCTGCACCGGGGGAGCAGCCCAGCAGGCTACAGTTATCACCAGGAGGCTTGCTGCAAGGAGTTAACCAGCAGATCAGTGCTGAAGGTAAAGACTTGCAGGTCTCAAGTTTACAGGAAGACTTGCATTGTTCTGGTTGCCAGGATCCTACAAACCTGGAAGCAGAAGATCCACACAGTGGGCTCCAGAAGGTTCCTGCTAAAGGTATAGACTTGCATTGTTCTGGTTGCCAGGATCCTACAAACCTGGAAGCAGGAGATTTGCATGGCGGGGTCCAGAATCAGCTAAATGAGTTGCAGGTATCAAATGTGAAAAAAGACTTGTATTTCTCTGGTTCTCGGGTTCCTACAAGCCGTGAAGCCGAAGGTCCAAATGTTGGGGTCCAGGATCAGCGAAACGACTTGCAGGTATCAAGTTTGCAAAAAGATTTGTATCGCTTTGGTTCTCAGGGTCCTGCAAACCTGGAACCAAAAGATCCACACTGTGAGCTCCAGAGTCAACCAACCCTGCAGGTAAACGCTGAAGGCAAAGACTTGCCATTGCGTTTGCATGAAGACTTGTATTGCTTGGGTTGCCAGGACTCTACAAACCTTGGACCAGGAGATCCACATGGTGAGATCCAGAGTCAACTAAGTAGACTGCACTTAGAAGAGGCAAATGTGCACTTGGTGAAGAGGCAGGGGCCCCAAGAAAGAGACCCATACCAGCCTTTTCATCATCATGATGTCAAAGGTCACTTCACAGACATCGGGTACCCCGAACCACTTTCCGCAGAAAGGGAGCCGTACCAGCCTTTTCATCATCATGATGTCAAAG GTTACTTCACAGACATCAGGTACCCCGAACCACTTTCCACAGAGGAGTCCCCCCGTAGAAGAGCGCGGTCCTTGCCTTGGAACTCTATTCCTGAGGAAGACGAGGAGGACTCTGTTATGTGTTGCTGTAAATTAAAGAAGAGGGTTAAGTTTGCAGACTCTCTTGGGCTAACTCTGGCCAGCATCAAGCACTTCTTGCCTTCTGATGAACCATTGGTGCCTCAGGCTGTACTGGCTAGACTGCAGAGTTACCCACCAACTGCACGCGGGCAAAGGTCAGATCTGATTTTGGAAGATGAATTTAGAAGGGCGGAGTTGGCACCTTCTGAAGGCACCCCAGCAGAGTTGCTTGAAAAGCTAAATGAGCAGGGAGTGTGTCTGGAACAGGTTTCGGCCACCAGGTTGGGGGTGTTGGGTTATGTGCTAGTAAAGGACCCTGAAGAAAAGGCTCAGGTTAAGATTAGATACACTTTTAACGAATGGCTGTCTTTTTTGGATTGCCCTGCAACGCCTACTAGCCAAAGCACTGCTTTGCCCTCTACTTTTGAATGTCGGCGGTTCCACTTTAACCTTTGCTACCCACCTACTACTTCCTGCATTCGTTTTGCTATATGCTTTAATACAGGTAATGGGCAGGAGATGTGGGACAACAACAAGGGAGATAACTACACAGTTTATTGCCAGCAAGCTGTAATCCAAGAAATCCAACAATCAGCCCCTGACCTGGAGGAATGGGGAGGGTCCCGGCTGTGGTAG
- the PPP1R3G gene encoding protein phosphatase 1 regulatory subunit 3G isoform X1 — protein MKPLSMQDHRLHLHTDMHGNQTEQQSDLEHKASMQQQCVLSLRKDLDHHGQVEGCLQHSAPGEQPSRLQLSPGGLLQGVNQQISAEGKDLQVSSLQEDLHCSGCQDPTNLEAEDPHSGLQKVPAKGIDLHCSGCQDPTNLEAGDLHGGVQNQLNELQVSNVKKDLYFSGSRVPTSREAEGPNVGVQDQRNDLQVSSLQKDLYRFGSQGPANLEPKDPHCELQSQPTLQVNAEGKDLPLRLHEDLYCLGCQDSTNLGPGDPHGEIQSQLSRLHLEEANVHLVKRQGPQERDPYQPFHHHDVKGHFTDIGYPEPLSAEREPYQPFHHHDVKGYFTDIRYPEPLSAEREPYQPFHHQDVKGYFTDIRYPEPLSTEESPRRRARSLPWNSIPEEDEEDSVMCCCKLKKRVKFADSLGLTLASIKHFLPSDEPLVPQAVLARLQSYPPTARGQRSDLILEDEFRRAELAPSEGTPAELLEKLNEQGVCLEQVSATRLGVLGYVLVKDPEEKAQVKIRYTFNEWLSFLDCPATPTSQSTALPSTFECRRFHFNLCYPPTTSCIRFAICFNTGNGQEMWDNNKGDNYTVYCQQAVIQEIQQSAPDLEEWGGSRLW, from the coding sequence ATGAAGCCCCTGTCCATGCAGGATCACCGTCTGCACTTGCACACTGACATGCACGGCAACCAAACAGAGCAACAAAGTGATCTGGAGCACAAAGCAAGTATGCAGCAGCAGTGTGTGCTCTCCCTAAGGAAAGACTTGGATCATCATGGTCAGGTGGAGGGGTGCTTGCAACACTCTGCACCGGGGGAGCAGCCCAGCAGGCTACAGTTATCACCAGGAGGCTTGCTGCAAGGAGTTAACCAGCAGATCAGTGCTGAAGGTAAAGACTTGCAGGTCTCAAGTTTACAGGAAGACTTGCATTGTTCTGGTTGCCAGGATCCTACAAACCTGGAAGCAGAAGATCCACACAGTGGGCTCCAGAAGGTTCCTGCTAAAGGTATAGACTTGCATTGTTCTGGTTGCCAGGATCCTACAAACCTGGAAGCAGGAGATTTGCATGGCGGGGTCCAGAATCAGCTAAATGAGTTGCAGGTATCAAATGTGAAAAAAGACTTGTATTTCTCTGGTTCTCGGGTTCCTACAAGCCGTGAAGCCGAAGGTCCAAATGTTGGGGTCCAGGATCAGCGAAACGACTTGCAGGTATCAAGTTTGCAAAAAGATTTGTATCGCTTTGGTTCTCAGGGTCCTGCAAACCTGGAACCAAAAGATCCACACTGTGAGCTCCAGAGTCAACCAACCCTGCAGGTAAACGCTGAAGGCAAAGACTTGCCATTGCGTTTGCATGAAGACTTGTATTGCTTGGGTTGCCAGGACTCTACAAACCTTGGACCAGGAGATCCACATGGTGAGATCCAGAGTCAACTAAGTAGACTGCACTTAGAAGAGGCAAATGTGCACTTGGTGAAGAGGCAGGGGCCCCAAGAAAGAGACCCATACCAGCCTTTTCATCATCATGATGTCAAAGGTCACTTCACAGACATCGGGTACCCCGAACCACTTTCCGCAGAAAGGGAGCCGTACCAGCCTTTTCATCATCATGATGTCAAAGGTTACTTCACAGACATAAGGTACCCCGAACCACTTTCCGCAGAAAGGGAGCCATACCAGCCTTTTCATCATCAAGATGTCAAAGGTTACTTCACAGACATCAGGTACCCCGAACCACTTTCCACAGAGGAGTCCCCCCGTAGAAGAGCGCGGTCCTTGCCTTGGAACTCTATTCCTGAGGAAGACGAGGAGGACTCTGTTATGTGTTGCTGTAAATTAAAGAAGAGGGTTAAGTTTGCAGACTCTCTTGGGCTAACTCTGGCCAGCATCAAGCACTTCTTGCCTTCTGATGAACCATTGGTGCCTCAGGCTGTACTGGCTAGACTGCAGAGTTACCCACCAACTGCACGCGGGCAAAGGTCAGATCTGATTTTGGAAGATGAATTTAGAAGGGCGGAGTTGGCACCTTCTGAAGGCACCCCAGCAGAGTTGCTTGAAAAGCTAAATGAGCAGGGAGTGTGTCTGGAACAGGTTTCGGCCACCAGGTTGGGGGTGTTGGGTTATGTGCTAGTAAAGGACCCTGAAGAAAAGGCTCAGGTTAAGATTAGATACACTTTTAACGAATGGCTGTCTTTTTTGGATTGCCCTGCAACGCCTACTAGCCAAAGCACTGCTTTGCCCTCTACTTTTGAATGTCGGCGGTTCCACTTTAACCTTTGCTACCCACCTACTACTTCCTGCATTCGTTTTGCTATATGCTTTAATACAGGTAATGGGCAGGAGATGTGGGACAACAACAAGGGAGATAACTACACAGTTTATTGCCAGCAAGCTGTAATCCAAGAAATCCAACAATCAGCCCCTGACCTGGAGGAATGGGGAGGGTCCCGGCTGTGGTAG